The following is a genomic window from Sporocytophaga myxococcoides DSM 11118.
TCGCGTTTTTAGCGCCTACCATAAAAAGGGTGAACAGAAAATCAAACAATCTCAAAACTCAATCAATTGGATTAAAAAAAGTGGTGCTCAAATTGTTTGTATTCAGGAATTTTATACTAATAATACCATAGAAGAGTTGAACACAATTAAGATCTTTAAAAAAAACTACCCTAATAATAGAATTATTCCTTATTACGATATTCCCCCTCAAAAACTTGGCTTGGCAATATTATCAAAATATAAAATTATTAAATCCGGAGAAGTAAAATTCACCAGTAGTACTTTTAACCAGGCGATGTTTGCTGATATTAAAATAAATAAAAATAAAACTTTACGTGTATACAATGTTCATCTACAATCGATGAATATCGATCAAAAAATCTTTACAGGGTCAGAGTTTGAAAAAGAATTACTATTTAGCTCAATTAAAAAATATAAACGCGGAGCACTTGAAAGAGCTGAACAATTAAAACAAATACTCAAACATATCAACAATAGCCCATATCCTGCAATTATCTGCGGAGACTTTAATGATGTCCCGTATAGCTATGTTTATGAGCAATTCAGAAATCATTTTAAAAATGGATTTGAGGAGAAAGGAGATGGTTTTGGCTTTACCTATTCTAGCAAATATTCTTTTTTAAGAATTGATAACATTTTTGCTTCGAAGCAAATCAAATTTATTAATTTTAAAACTCATGATTCTGTCTGGGGGTCGGACCATTTCCCGATTTCTGCAGACGTTTTTATAGAAAATTAATTTTTATCAAGTCATTACCACCGTTTTATTTAAATTCGCAGCATGAATAAGGACTTAAAAATTTACAATACTCTTTCCAGAGAAAAGGAAGTATTTGAACCCATACTTGCGCCTTATGTGGGAATGTATGTATGTGGCCCAACAGTTTATGGGGATCCTCACCTAGGTCATTCAAGAGCAGCAATAACATTCGATATAGTTTTCAGATACCTTCAGTTTCTTGGATTTAAAGTCAGGTATGTCAGAAATATTACTGATGTAGGACACTTGGAAAATGATGCAGACGAGGGGGAAGACAAAATTGCAAAAAAGGCAAAACTTGAGCAATTGGAGCCAATGGAGGTAGTTCAGCATTATACCGATGCTTACCATAGAATTATGAACAGGATGAATGTCTTGTCTCCATCTATCGAGCCACATGCAAGCGGCCATATCCTTGAGCAAATCGATCTTACGGAAAAAATCATAGATAGCGGTTTTGGTTATGTTGTAGATGGTTCTGTCTATTTTGATGTGGTTAAGTATTCCAAATCAAACCACTATGGAAAGCTGTCTGGTAGGGTTATAGAGGATTTAATAACAGGTACAAGAGAGCTCGATGGATCCGGTAAAGCTAATTCTCTTGATTTTGCTCTTTGGAAAAAAGCTTCTCCGGAGCATATTATGAAATGGCAGTCTCCATGGGGAGAAGGATTCCCTGGATGGCATATTGAATGCTCTGCAATGAGTACCAAATATCTTGGAAAACATTTTGATATTCACGGGGGAGGGATGGACTTAATGTTCCCACACCATGAATGTGAAATAGCACAAGCAACTGCAGGAAATCATGCTGAGCCGGCAAAGTACTGGATGCATAACAATATGATCACCATTAATGGTCAGAAAATGGGTAAATCTTTGGGAAATTTTATCACCATGGACGAGCTCTTCTCAGGGAAACATGCTTTGTTAAAACAAGCATACACACCAATGACCATAAGGTTTTTTATTTTGCAGGCGCATTACAGATCCACATTAGATTTTTCAAATGAGGCATTAATTGCGGCACAAAAAGGTTATAAAAAACTTTTAAATGGTTTAAAGCTTGTTAAATATCTAAGTCAAAATCCAGAGGTTTCAGAACCATGCAATGAAGCTTTGGACCTTGAACTTAAAAAGCTCTCAGAGGCCTGCTTCGAAGGGCTGAATGATGATTTTAATACAGCTATTACTATTGCAAGTTTGTTTAACCTTTTGAAAAAAATAAATGGTTTTCAAACAGGTGCACTAAATATCGATCAGATTTCATCCGAAACTTTAAGTAAAGTAAAGGATACTTTTATTAACATAACCGAAAATATCCTTGGTCTTCTTGAGGAAGGAATTAATGAAAATGAGTCGTTAATCGAAGGCTTACTTGAATTTTACAGGGACGCCAAATCTCTTAAAGATTATGAGAAGGTTGATAAAATCAGAAAGTATTTTAAAGAAGCGGGTCTTGTAATAAGAGATTCCAAAAATTCCATTGATTGGGCATATGAAGAATAATTTCTCAATAGCAGTAATTGCAGCTTTCTCTTTATTTATTCTTTCTTCTTGTGGAGAGGATAAACCAAAACAGGATAAGCAACCTCAGGTTTCCAAGCCTTTAGTTCAGGCGCCTCTGTTTAATAGTGATTCAGCATACAAATTTATTGAACAACAAGTGGCTTTTGGCCCAAGAGTGCCTAATACTCCTGCCCATCAAAAATGTGGTTCTTTTCTTATTTCAAAACTACAAACCTTTGCTGACACTATAATTGTTCAGGAATTTCAGTCGAAGGCTTTTGATGGAAAAATGCTGAATCTTAAAAACATTAAAGCATCATTTAATCTGAAAGCAACAAAAAGAATATTACTGACATCCCATTGGGATTCAAGACCATTTGCAGACCAGGATTCAATAAACCAAAAGAGTCCAATACTAGGTGCAAACGATGGAGCCAGTGGAGTTGGAGTTCTTATAGAAATAGCCAGATTGCTTAG
Proteins encoded in this region:
- the cysS gene encoding cysteine--tRNA ligase, coding for MNKDLKIYNTLSREKEVFEPILAPYVGMYVCGPTVYGDPHLGHSRAAITFDIVFRYLQFLGFKVRYVRNITDVGHLENDADEGEDKIAKKAKLEQLEPMEVVQHYTDAYHRIMNRMNVLSPSIEPHASGHILEQIDLTEKIIDSGFGYVVDGSVYFDVVKYSKSNHYGKLSGRVIEDLITGTRELDGSGKANSLDFALWKKASPEHIMKWQSPWGEGFPGWHIECSAMSTKYLGKHFDIHGGGMDLMFPHHECEIAQATAGNHAEPAKYWMHNNMITINGQKMGKSLGNFITMDELFSGKHALLKQAYTPMTIRFFILQAHYRSTLDFSNEALIAAQKGYKKLLNGLKLVKYLSQNPEVSEPCNEALDLELKKLSEACFEGLNDDFNTAITIASLFNLLKKINGFQTGALNIDQISSETLSKVKDTFINITENILGLLEEGINENESLIEGLLEFYRDAKSLKDYEKVDKIRKYFKEAGLVIRDSKNSIDWAYEE
- a CDS encoding endonuclease/exonuclease/phosphatase family protein; protein product: MNNAKLTKILFFQKILPKIKILFTEIILSMKSVDNGWLSVNLIFTVLIFGGILLVYTSNEFPPQKVQILILIPLLIPFFLLLNIFLIFLNSFKKNHYKAIIFFLLLLFGGFKYFGRTFQLSLHKKDGEQIKIASYNVRVFSAYHKKGEQKIKQSQNSINWIKKSGAQIVCIQEFYTNNTIEELNTIKIFKKNYPNNRIIPYYDIPPQKLGLAILSKYKIIKSGEVKFTSSTFNQAMFADIKINKNKTLRVYNVHLQSMNIDQKIFTGSEFEKELLFSSIKKYKRGALERAEQLKQILKHINNSPYPAIICGDFNDVPYSYVYEQFRNHFKNGFEEKGDGFGFTYSSKYSFLRIDNIFASKQIKFINFKTHDSVWGSDHFPISADVFIEN